In bacterium, the following are encoded in one genomic region:
- the pyrF gene encoding orotidine-5'-phosphate decarboxylase, protein MTMKPRSNKDRVIVALIADQMKEAERMVKLLKEDVHTFEVGAPTYTALGPDVIKMVHANGCRVFLDLKYHDIPSTIYKAVYAATKLEVEALNVHASGGEDMLTSTVEAAREAAGSKSKMPTLLAVTVLTSMESLADIGVQFEVREQVVRLARLTQHCGLHGVIASPLEISPIRKACGEKFLIVTTGVRPLGSAAQDQRRIASPVMAMAAGADFLVIGRPVVQAKDPRAVIRQILKEIA, encoded by the coding sequence ATGACGATGAAGCCTCGCTCCAACAAGGATAGGGTGATCGTTGCGTTGATCGCCGACCAGATGAAAGAGGCCGAGCGGATGGTGAAACTCCTCAAGGAGGACGTGCACACCTTCGAGGTCGGCGCACCCACGTACACTGCGCTCGGCCCGGATGTCATAAAGATGGTCCACGCGAACGGCTGCAGGGTCTTCCTCGATTTGAAATACCACGATATTCCGTCCACGATCTACAAGGCGGTTTATGCGGCCACGAAGCTGGAGGTCGAAGCGCTCAACGTTCACGCCTCGGGCGGCGAAGATATGCTGACGAGCACGGTGGAGGCGGCGCGCGAGGCCGCGGGCTCGAAGTCAAAGATGCCGACGCTGCTTGCGGTAACCGTGCTCACGAGCATGGAGTCGCTTGCCGACATCGGCGTGCAGTTCGAGGTGCGCGAACAGGTCGTGAGGCTCGCCAGGCTCACGCAGCACTGCGGCCTGCACGGCGTGATCGCCTCCCCGCTCGAGATATCCCCCATTCGCAAGGCCTGCGGCGAGAAGTTCTTGATCGTGACCACGGGTGTGCGTCCCCTGGGCAGCGCTGCGCAGGACCAGAGGCGCATCGCGTCGCCCGTCATGGCCATGGCTGCCGGCGCCGACTTCCTCGTCATCGGCCGCCCCGTGGTCCAGGCAAAGGACCCGCGCGCAGTCATACGTCAGATACTCAAAGAAATAGCCTGA
- a CDS encoding proline--tRNA ligase, protein MRYSQILIPTLREAPADAEVVSHKLMVRAGYIKKLAAGVYTYMPLCLRVLRKIERIVREEMNASGAQELLLPIVMPAELWIETGRWQVYGKELLRFKDRHDRDFCIGPTHEEAITDLLRGVVDSWRDLPKNCFQIQTKFRDEVRPRFGLMRGREFIMKDGYSFDRDEESAKKSYWNMYEAYKRIFSRCGLKYRPVEAMTGTIGGSMSHEFQVLAASGEDEIVACDKCEYAANVEKAELKPPDRSQVTDRQSRKGEFKKVSTPGKKSVEEVCEFLKVGPERLVKTLIFDTDKGPVAGLVRGDHHLKESKLKEAIGAEWCNLAEEHTVVEATGAPSGFAGPVGLGIPVYADHSVAAMHDFVVGANAGDAHLTGVNLGDFEVAKFVDIRRAVAGDNCPRCTGMLEEHRGIEVGQVFFLGTKYSKPMKANYTDEGGDAKALVMGCYGIGISRTAAAAIEQNHDDRGIIWPLPIAPFHVEVVPLSAEGEVAKVAERIHDDLVSRGVEVLIDDRDLRAGVKFTDADLIGIPYRIVVGEKGLKDGVVEFKLRGSSEMDKLSPAEAVDRMVEIIAREKPARA, encoded by the coding sequence ATGCGATACTCACAGATACTGATACCGACGCTTCGCGAGGCGCCGGCGGACGCAGAGGTCGTGAGCCATAAGCTCATGGTCCGGGCGGGCTACATCAAGAAACTCGCTGCAGGCGTGTACACCTACATGCCGCTCTGCCTGCGCGTGCTTCGGAAGATCGAGCGCATAGTGCGCGAGGAGATGAACGCTTCCGGCGCGCAGGAACTTCTGCTGCCGATCGTCATGCCCGCCGAGCTCTGGATCGAGACCGGCCGCTGGCAGGTCTACGGAAAGGAGCTCCTGCGCTTCAAGGATAGGCACGATCGGGACTTCTGCATAGGGCCCACCCATGAGGAGGCGATCACCGACCTCCTGCGCGGCGTGGTCGATTCGTGGCGCGACCTTCCGAAGAACTGTTTCCAGATCCAGACCAAGTTCCGTGACGAGGTCAGGCCGCGGTTCGGGCTCATGCGCGGCCGCGAGTTCATAATGAAGGACGGCTATTCCTTTGACCGCGACGAGGAGTCGGCGAAGAAGTCCTACTGGAACATGTACGAGGCGTACAAGCGCATATTCTCGCGCTGCGGCCTCAAGTACAGGCCGGTGGAGGCGATGACAGGCACCATCGGCGGCTCCATGTCCCACGAGTTCCAGGTGCTCGCTGCCTCCGGCGAGGACGAAATCGTCGCCTGCGACAAGTGCGAATACGCCGCCAACGTGGAGAAGGCGGAATTGAAGCCGCCCGACCGGTCACAAGTCACAGATCGCCAGTCGCGCAAAGGCGAGTTCAAGAAGGTCTCCACTCCTGGCAAGAAGTCGGTCGAAGAGGTCTGCGAGTTCCTCAAGGTGGGACCCGAGCGACTCGTGAAGACGCTGATCTTCGATACCGATAAGGGGCCAGTGGCAGGTCTCGTGCGCGGAGACCATCACCTCAAGGAGTCCAAACTCAAGGAGGCCATCGGTGCGGAGTGGTGCAACCTTGCCGAGGAGCACACGGTCGTCGAGGCCACTGGCGCGCCATCCGGGTTCGCGGGTCCGGTGGGGCTCGGCATCCCGGTCTATGCGGATCATTCGGTCGCAGCGATGCATGATTTCGTCGTCGGAGCCAACGCGGGCGACGCGCATCTCACAGGGGTGAACCTCGGCGATTTCGAAGTCGCGAAGTTCGTGGACATCAGGCGTGCGGTCGCAGGCGACAACTGCCCGCGCTGCACCGGCATGCTTGAGGAGCATCGGGGCATCGAGGTCGGGCAGGTATTCTTCCTCGGGACAAAGTATTCAAAGCCGATGAAGGCCAACTATACCGACGAAGGCGGCGACGCGAAGGCTCTCGTGATGGGGTGCTACGGCATAGGCATCAGCAGGACCGCCGCTGCCGCCATCGAGCAGAACCACGACGACCGCGGCATCATCTGGCCGCTGCCGATCGCGCCGTTCCATGTCGAGGTCGTGCCGCTCTCGGCGGAGGGCGAGGTGGCGAAGGTCGCGGAGCGGATACACGACGACCTCGTTTCGCGCGGGGTCGAGGTGCTCATCGACGATCGCGACCTGCGCGCAGGGGTCAAGTTCACGGATGCGGACCTGATCGGCATCCCGTACCGCATAGTCGTCGGCGAGAAGGGGCTCAAGGACGGCGTGGTCGAGTTCAAGCTCCGCGGCTCAAGCGAGATGGACAAGCTCTCCCCGGCCGAGGCCGTGGATCGCATGGTCGAAATAATCGCAAGGGAAAAACCAGCCCGCGCATAA
- the ispG gene encoding flavodoxin-dependent (E)-4-hydroxy-3-methylbut-2-enyl-diphosphate synthase has translation MRRKTRRISVGRIAIGDGASVSVQSMTNTRTSDAAATAAQIERLAAAGCEIARVAVPDEDAARALREIKSRISIPLVADIHFDHRLAMAAIEAGVDGLRINPGNIGSPERVAAVADAARARRIPIRVGVNAGSLEKELLKKYGHPTPEALVESALGHVRLLEKIDFRDIKISAKASNVADTIATYRLLSEKVDYPLHLGVTEAGTLFTGAIKSAMGIGALLSQGIGDTIRVSLTADPVKEVMAGFEILANLGLRERPYPEVISCPTCGRAQIDVQALAEEVEERVAAIRAPLKIAVMGCIVNGPGEAKEADVGIAGGDGRGVIIREGKIMRTCPEGNLADELMKEIESLIKRR, from the coding sequence ATGAGAAGGAAGACGCGTCGCATCTCCGTCGGCAGGATCGCGATCGGCGACGGCGCCTCGGTGTCGGTCCAGTCGATGACGAATACCAGGACCTCCGACGCTGCGGCGACCGCGGCCCAGATCGAGAGGTTGGCCGCTGCCGGCTGTGAGATCGCGAGGGTCGCGGTCCCTGACGAGGACGCGGCCCGTGCGCTTCGCGAAATCAAATCCAGGATATCGATCCCCCTCGTCGCGGATATACACTTCGACCACAGGCTGGCGATGGCCGCGATCGAGGCGGGCGTGGACGGCCTTCGGATAAATCCGGGCAACATAGGTTCTCCGGAGCGCGTGGCAGCAGTGGCGGACGCGGCCAGGGCGCGCCGCATACCAATACGCGTCGGCGTGAATGCCGGCTCCCTTGAGAAGGAACTGCTCAAAAAATACGGACACCCCACGCCTGAGGCATTGGTCGAGTCCGCCCTGGGCCACGTGAGGCTCTTGGAAAAGATCGATTTCAGGGACATCAAGATTTCGGCAAAGGCATCCAACGTCGCGGACACGATCGCGACCTACAGGCTCCTCTCCGAGAAGGTCGATTACCCGCTGCACCTCGGTGTCACGGAGGCAGGGACGCTTTTCACCGGCGCGATCAAGTCTGCCATGGGCATCGGCGCGCTCCTCTCTCAGGGGATAGGCGACACGATCAGGGTCTCTCTCACAGCCGACCCGGTGAAAGAGGTGATGGCCGGCTTCGAGATACTGGCGAACCTGGGGCTCAGGGAGAGGCCGTATCCCGAGGTCATCTCATGTCCGACCTGCGGCAGGGCCCAGATCGACGTGCAGGCCCTCGCAGAAGAGGTCGAGGAGCGGGTTGCCGCCATCAGGGCGCCGCTCAAAATCGCCGTGATGGGCTGCATCGTCAACGGACCCGGGGAGGCGAAAGAGGCCGACGTGGGCATAGCCGGAGGCGACGGAAGGGGAGTGATCATCCGCGAAGGAAAGATTATGCGAACATGCCCGGAGGGGAATCTTGCCGATGAGCTCATGAAGGAGATTGAATCATTGATCAAGAGGCGCTAG